One part of the Phragmites australis chromosome 3, lpPhrAust1.1, whole genome shotgun sequence genome encodes these proteins:
- the LOC133911617 gene encoding kinesin-like protein KIN-UA isoform X3, giving the protein MATGAGWAPARSVERHGAPRGGSARSKSVAPGLRRPSPSPARARQAADHDGSADSCRVRVAVRLRPKNAQDLAHGSDFNSCVELQPECKRLKLKKNNWSCESYKFDEIFSENASQKRVYEVVAKPVVESVLEGYNGTVMAYGQTGTGKTYTVGRLGKNDPSERGIMVRALEHILSIVSLETDRVAISYLQMYLESVQDLLAPEKTNIPIVEDPKTGEVSLPGAAIVEIKDLEHVFQLLQIGEANRHAANTKMNTESSRSHAILIIHLQRSSRIKEEINGSFSNDIHGISPDDLPLVLKSKLLIVDLAGSERIDKSGSEGHMIEEAKFINLSLTSLGKCINALAENSPHIPTRDSKLTRILRDSFGGTARTSLVVTIGPSAQHYSETSSTIMFGQRAMKVVNTIKLKEEVDYEILYKKMEREVDQLTSEMERQQKLRRSEKMQLDKKLEESEMSFHDLRVTSNMQIENLEKEKRQLECAVKKLMQDLEQENGQKNLLSEKIVHLEKLLNEKKQQQLENLSKTKILADTTKEHEKEMGELLRELEEEKCCSASMKDRLSVLEQQLCDALSFAQLQESMARKLEKELSKVTEDFTSQVQPLKEKIGELISEKELIYEELKSTQQKMQQEMRQRQGLEDQILRLKQSVPDNCAEESKTSCGMVRSGSGLGSAALMSKSGKLREALSGQRVGLPNILALLKSEELDVQIHAVKVVANLAAEDINQERIVEEGGLDALLSLLETSENTTIHRVTAGAVANLAMNGSNQGVIMNKGGARQLANVASKTDDPQTLRMVAGAIANLCGNEKLHLMLKQDGGIKALLAMFQTGHNDVIAQIARGIANFAKCESRVISQGHRKGRSLLIEDGVLTWMVANSNRFSASTRRHIELAFCHLAQNEDNTCDIIASGGIKELLRISRESPREDTRNLAKKALDSNPAFLREVQ; this is encoded by the exons atggcgaccGGCGCCGGGTGGGCGCCGGCGCGGTCCGTCGAGAGGCACGGCGCGCCCCGCGGTGGAAGCGCGCGGTCCAAGTCGGTCGCGCCGGGCCTTCGCCGCCCCTCCCCGTCCCCCGCGAGGGCGCGGCAGGCCGCCGACCACGACGGCAGCGCCG ATTCCTGCAGAGTGAGAGTCGCTGTAAGGCTCCGGCCGAAGAACGCCCAGGATTTAGCTCATGGCTCTGACTTCAATAGTTGCGTTGAGTTGCAGCCTGAG TGTAAGAGGCTGAAACTGAAGAAAAATAACTGGAGTTGTGAATCCTACAAATTCGATGAGATCTTCAGTGAAAATGCTTCACAGAAACGTGTGTATGAGGTCGTTGCAAAGCCTGTGGTTGAG AGTGTGTTAGAAGGCTATAATGGGACAGTAATGGCCTATGGTCAAACAGGTACTGGCAAAACATACACAGTTGGTCGACTTGGAAAAAATGACCCTTCTGAACGGGGTATAATGGTCAGAGCATTGGAGCATATCCTTTCTATTGTGTCTTTGGAGACAGATCGTGTGGCCATATCATATTTACAG ATGTACTTAGAATCAGTGCAAGATTTACTGGCCCCAGAGAAGACTAATATTCCAATAGTTGAGGATCCAAAAACTGGCGAAGTTTCTTTACCAGGTGCTGCAATAGTTGAAATTAAAGATCTTGAACATGTTTTTCAACTTCTTCAAATTGGTGAGGCAAATCGTCATGCTGCTAATACTAAGATGAACACAGAGTCATCTCGTAGTCATGCAATTCTAATT ATTCATTTGCAAAGAAGTTCAAGAATAAAAGAGGAAATTAATGGCTCTTTTTCTAATGATATACATGGCATTTCTCCTGATGATTTGCCACTTGTTCTCAAAAGTAAACTCTTGATTGTTGACCTTGCTGGATCAGAACGAATTGATAAATCAG GAAGTGAAGGTCACATGATTGAAGAAGCCAAGTTCATCAATCTCTCGTTAACATCCTTAGGGAAGTGCATTAATGCACTAGCAGAAAATAGTCCTCATATACCAACAAGAGATTCGAAGCTAACAAGGATACTCCGTGATTCCTTTGGAG GGACTGCTAGGACTTCTCTTGTTGTGACAATAGGTCCATCTGCTCAGCATTACTCAGAAACTTCAAGCACGATTATGTTTGGGCAGAGA GCAATGAAAGTAGTGAACACAATAAAGCTGAAGGAAGAAGTTGATTACGAGATTCTTTACAAGAAGATGGAGCGTGAGGTTGACCAACTCACATCAGAGATGGAGAGACAACAAAAGCTCAGACGAAGTGAGAAAATGCAGTTGGATAAAAAGTTGGAAGAATCTGAGATGTCCTTCCATGATTTAAGAGTGACCTCAAACATGCAAATTGAG AATCTCGAGAAGGAAAAGCGCCAATTGGAGTGTGCAGTCAAAAAATTGATGCAGGACTTAGAGCAAGAGAATGGCCAAAAGAATCTATTATCTGAAAAAATCGTTCACCTTGAGAAATTGCTGAATGAAAAGAAG CAACAACAGCTTGAGAACCTCTCAAAAACGAAAATCCTTGCTGATACAACTAAAGAGCATGAGAAGGAAATGGGGGAATTACTGAGGGAACTTGAGGAAGAAAAGTGTTGTTCAGCTAGCATGAAAGATCGTCTGAGTGTACTAGAACAGCAACTGTGTGATGCTCTGAGTTTTGCCCAG TTGCAGGAAAGTATGGCCCGTAAATTGGAAAAGGAATTATCCAAAGTGACTGAAGACTTTACCAGTCAAGTACAACCATTAAAAGAAAAAATCGGTGAACTCATTTCAGAGAAG GAATTGATATATGAAGAACTGAAGTCCACACAACAAAAGATGCAACAGGAAATGAGGCAGAGACAGGGCCTTGAAGACCAAATTCTAAGGCTGAAACAGTCCGTGCCTGATAATTGTGCTGAAGAG TCTAAAACATCATGCGGTATGGTTAGATCAGGATCTGGATTAGGCAGTGCAGCTTTAATGTCCAAATCAGGAAAACTAAGAGAGGCCCTATCTGGTCAGAGAG TTGGTCTTCCAAACATCCTTGCTCTGTTGAAGTCCGAGGAACTAGATGTGCAGATCCATGCTGTCAAGGTGGTTGCTAATCTTGCTGCTGAAG ATATTAATCAGGAAAGAATCGTTGAGGAAGGAGGGCTTGATGCTCTTCTATCCCTTCTAGAAACATCAGAAAACACCACAATTCATCGAGTCACAGCTGGTGCTGTTGCTAACTTGGCAATGAATG GATCAAACCAGGGAGTGATTATGAACAAAGGAGGAGCTCGACAGTTAGCAAATGTTGCATCTAAAACTGATGATCCTCAAACGTTGCGGATGGTGGCTGGTGCAATTGCCAACTTATGCGGGAATG AAAAATTGCACTTGATGCTGAAACAAGACGGTGGAATAAAAGCATTACTAGCAATGTTTCAAACTGGACACAATGATGTCATAGCCCAGATAGCGCGAGGAATAGCAAACTTTGCAAAATGTGAATCCCGCGTGATAAGCCAAG
- the LOC133911617 gene encoding kinesin-like protein KIN-UA isoform X1 gives MATGAGWAPARSVERHGAPRGGSARSKSVAPGLRRPSPSPARARQAADHDGSADSCRVRVAVRLRPKNAQDLAHGSDFNSCVELQPECKRLKLKKNNWSCESYKFDEIFSENASQKRVYEVVAKPVVESVLEGYNGTVMAYGQTGTGKTYTVGRLGKNDPSERGIMVRALEHILSIVSLETDRVAISYLQMYLESVQDLLAPEKTNIPIVEDPKTGEVSLPGAAIVEIKDLEHVFQLLQIGEANRHAANTKMNTESSRSHAILIIHLQRSSRIKEEINGSFSNDIHGISPDDLPLVLKSKLLIVDLAGSERIDKSGSEGHMIEEAKFINLSLTSLGKCINALAENSPHIPTRDSKLTRILRDSFGGTARTSLVVTIGPSAQHYSETSSTIMFGQRAMKVVNTIKLKEEVDYEILYKKMEREVDQLTSEMERQQKLRRSEKMQLDKKLEESEMSFHDLRVTSNMQIENLEKEKRQLECAVKKLMQDLEQENGQKNLLSEKIVHLEKLLNEKKQQQLENLSKTKILADTTKEHEKEMGELLRELEEEKCCSASMKDRLSVLEQQLCDALSFAQLQESMARKLEKELSKVTEDFTSQVQPLKEKIGELISEKELIYEELKSTQQKMQQEMRQRQGLEDQILRLKQSVPDNCAEESKTSCGMVRSGSGLGSAALMSKSGKLREALSGQRGTISKIFEEVGLPNILALLKSEELDVQIHAVKVVANLAAEDINQERIVEEGGLDALLSLLETSENTTIHRVTAGAVANLAMNGSNQGVIMNKGGARQLANVASKTDDPQTLRMVAGAIANLCGNEKLHLMLKQDGGIKALLAMFQTGHNDVIAQIARGIANFAKCESRVISQGHRKGRSLLIEDGVLTWMVANSNRFSASTRRHIELAFCHLAQNEDNTCDIIASGGIKELLRISRESPREDTRNLAKKALDSNPAFLREVQ, from the exons atggcgaccGGCGCCGGGTGGGCGCCGGCGCGGTCCGTCGAGAGGCACGGCGCGCCCCGCGGTGGAAGCGCGCGGTCCAAGTCGGTCGCGCCGGGCCTTCGCCGCCCCTCCCCGTCCCCCGCGAGGGCGCGGCAGGCCGCCGACCACGACGGCAGCGCCG ATTCCTGCAGAGTGAGAGTCGCTGTAAGGCTCCGGCCGAAGAACGCCCAGGATTTAGCTCATGGCTCTGACTTCAATAGTTGCGTTGAGTTGCAGCCTGAG TGTAAGAGGCTGAAACTGAAGAAAAATAACTGGAGTTGTGAATCCTACAAATTCGATGAGATCTTCAGTGAAAATGCTTCACAGAAACGTGTGTATGAGGTCGTTGCAAAGCCTGTGGTTGAG AGTGTGTTAGAAGGCTATAATGGGACAGTAATGGCCTATGGTCAAACAGGTACTGGCAAAACATACACAGTTGGTCGACTTGGAAAAAATGACCCTTCTGAACGGGGTATAATGGTCAGAGCATTGGAGCATATCCTTTCTATTGTGTCTTTGGAGACAGATCGTGTGGCCATATCATATTTACAG ATGTACTTAGAATCAGTGCAAGATTTACTGGCCCCAGAGAAGACTAATATTCCAATAGTTGAGGATCCAAAAACTGGCGAAGTTTCTTTACCAGGTGCTGCAATAGTTGAAATTAAAGATCTTGAACATGTTTTTCAACTTCTTCAAATTGGTGAGGCAAATCGTCATGCTGCTAATACTAAGATGAACACAGAGTCATCTCGTAGTCATGCAATTCTAATT ATTCATTTGCAAAGAAGTTCAAGAATAAAAGAGGAAATTAATGGCTCTTTTTCTAATGATATACATGGCATTTCTCCTGATGATTTGCCACTTGTTCTCAAAAGTAAACTCTTGATTGTTGACCTTGCTGGATCAGAACGAATTGATAAATCAG GAAGTGAAGGTCACATGATTGAAGAAGCCAAGTTCATCAATCTCTCGTTAACATCCTTAGGGAAGTGCATTAATGCACTAGCAGAAAATAGTCCTCATATACCAACAAGAGATTCGAAGCTAACAAGGATACTCCGTGATTCCTTTGGAG GGACTGCTAGGACTTCTCTTGTTGTGACAATAGGTCCATCTGCTCAGCATTACTCAGAAACTTCAAGCACGATTATGTTTGGGCAGAGA GCAATGAAAGTAGTGAACACAATAAAGCTGAAGGAAGAAGTTGATTACGAGATTCTTTACAAGAAGATGGAGCGTGAGGTTGACCAACTCACATCAGAGATGGAGAGACAACAAAAGCTCAGACGAAGTGAGAAAATGCAGTTGGATAAAAAGTTGGAAGAATCTGAGATGTCCTTCCATGATTTAAGAGTGACCTCAAACATGCAAATTGAG AATCTCGAGAAGGAAAAGCGCCAATTGGAGTGTGCAGTCAAAAAATTGATGCAGGACTTAGAGCAAGAGAATGGCCAAAAGAATCTATTATCTGAAAAAATCGTTCACCTTGAGAAATTGCTGAATGAAAAGAAG CAACAACAGCTTGAGAACCTCTCAAAAACGAAAATCCTTGCTGATACAACTAAAGAGCATGAGAAGGAAATGGGGGAATTACTGAGGGAACTTGAGGAAGAAAAGTGTTGTTCAGCTAGCATGAAAGATCGTCTGAGTGTACTAGAACAGCAACTGTGTGATGCTCTGAGTTTTGCCCAG TTGCAGGAAAGTATGGCCCGTAAATTGGAAAAGGAATTATCCAAAGTGACTGAAGACTTTACCAGTCAAGTACAACCATTAAAAGAAAAAATCGGTGAACTCATTTCAGAGAAG GAATTGATATATGAAGAACTGAAGTCCACACAACAAAAGATGCAACAGGAAATGAGGCAGAGACAGGGCCTTGAAGACCAAATTCTAAGGCTGAAACAGTCCGTGCCTGATAATTGTGCTGAAGAG TCTAAAACATCATGCGGTATGGTTAGATCAGGATCTGGATTAGGCAGTGCAGCTTTAATGTCCAAATCAGGAAAACTAAGAGAGGCCCTATCTGGTCAGAGAGGTACCATATCAAAGATATTTGAAGA AGTTGGTCTTCCAAACATCCTTGCTCTGTTGAAGTCCGAGGAACTAGATGTGCAGATCCATGCTGTCAAGGTGGTTGCTAATCTTGCTGCTGAAG ATATTAATCAGGAAAGAATCGTTGAGGAAGGAGGGCTTGATGCTCTTCTATCCCTTCTAGAAACATCAGAAAACACCACAATTCATCGAGTCACAGCTGGTGCTGTTGCTAACTTGGCAATGAATG GATCAAACCAGGGAGTGATTATGAACAAAGGAGGAGCTCGACAGTTAGCAAATGTTGCATCTAAAACTGATGATCCTCAAACGTTGCGGATGGTGGCTGGTGCAATTGCCAACTTATGCGGGAATG AAAAATTGCACTTGATGCTGAAACAAGACGGTGGAATAAAAGCATTACTAGCAATGTTTCAAACTGGACACAATGATGTCATAGCCCAGATAGCGCGAGGAATAGCAAACTTTGCAAAATGTGAATCCCGCGTGATAAGCCAAG
- the LOC133911617 gene encoding kinesin-like protein KIN-UA isoform X2, producing the protein MATGAGWAPARSVERHGAPRGGSARSKSVAPGLRRPSPSPARARQAADHDGSADSCRVRVAVRLRPKNAQDLAHGSDFNSCVELQPECKRLKLKKNNWSCESYKFDEIFSENASQKRVYEVVAKPVVESVLEGYNGTVMAYGQTGTGKTYTVGRLGKNDPSERGIMVRALEHILSIVSLETDRVAISYLQMYLESVQDLLAPEKTNIPIVEDPKTGEVSLPGAAIVEIKDLEHVFQLLQIGEANRHAANTKMNTESSRSHAILIIHLQRSSRIKEEINGSFSNDIHGISPDDLPLVLKSKLLIVDLAGSERIDKSGSEGHMIEEAKFINLSLTSLGKCINALAENSPHIPTRDSKLTRILRDSFGGTARTSLVVTIGPSAQHYSETSSTIMFGQRAMKVVNTIKLKEEVDYEILYKKMEREVDQLTSEMERQQKLRRSEKMQLDKKLEESEMSFHDLRVTSNMQIENLEKEKRQLECAVKKLMQDLEQENGQKNLLSEKIVHLEKLLNEKKQQQLENLSKTKILADTTKEHEKEMGELLRELEEEKCCSASMKDRLSVLEQQLCDALSFAQESMARKLEKELSKVTEDFTSQVQPLKEKIGELISEKELIYEELKSTQQKMQQEMRQRQGLEDQILRLKQSVPDNCAEESKTSCGMVRSGSGLGSAALMSKSGKLREALSGQRGTISKIFEEVGLPNILALLKSEELDVQIHAVKVVANLAAEDINQERIVEEGGLDALLSLLETSENTTIHRVTAGAVANLAMNGSNQGVIMNKGGARQLANVASKTDDPQTLRMVAGAIANLCGNEKLHLMLKQDGGIKALLAMFQTGHNDVIAQIARGIANFAKCESRVISQGHRKGRSLLIEDGVLTWMVANSNRFSASTRRHIELAFCHLAQNEDNTCDIIASGGIKELLRISRESPREDTRNLAKKALDSNPAFLREVQ; encoded by the exons atggcgaccGGCGCCGGGTGGGCGCCGGCGCGGTCCGTCGAGAGGCACGGCGCGCCCCGCGGTGGAAGCGCGCGGTCCAAGTCGGTCGCGCCGGGCCTTCGCCGCCCCTCCCCGTCCCCCGCGAGGGCGCGGCAGGCCGCCGACCACGACGGCAGCGCCG ATTCCTGCAGAGTGAGAGTCGCTGTAAGGCTCCGGCCGAAGAACGCCCAGGATTTAGCTCATGGCTCTGACTTCAATAGTTGCGTTGAGTTGCAGCCTGAG TGTAAGAGGCTGAAACTGAAGAAAAATAACTGGAGTTGTGAATCCTACAAATTCGATGAGATCTTCAGTGAAAATGCTTCACAGAAACGTGTGTATGAGGTCGTTGCAAAGCCTGTGGTTGAG AGTGTGTTAGAAGGCTATAATGGGACAGTAATGGCCTATGGTCAAACAGGTACTGGCAAAACATACACAGTTGGTCGACTTGGAAAAAATGACCCTTCTGAACGGGGTATAATGGTCAGAGCATTGGAGCATATCCTTTCTATTGTGTCTTTGGAGACAGATCGTGTGGCCATATCATATTTACAG ATGTACTTAGAATCAGTGCAAGATTTACTGGCCCCAGAGAAGACTAATATTCCAATAGTTGAGGATCCAAAAACTGGCGAAGTTTCTTTACCAGGTGCTGCAATAGTTGAAATTAAAGATCTTGAACATGTTTTTCAACTTCTTCAAATTGGTGAGGCAAATCGTCATGCTGCTAATACTAAGATGAACACAGAGTCATCTCGTAGTCATGCAATTCTAATT ATTCATTTGCAAAGAAGTTCAAGAATAAAAGAGGAAATTAATGGCTCTTTTTCTAATGATATACATGGCATTTCTCCTGATGATTTGCCACTTGTTCTCAAAAGTAAACTCTTGATTGTTGACCTTGCTGGATCAGAACGAATTGATAAATCAG GAAGTGAAGGTCACATGATTGAAGAAGCCAAGTTCATCAATCTCTCGTTAACATCCTTAGGGAAGTGCATTAATGCACTAGCAGAAAATAGTCCTCATATACCAACAAGAGATTCGAAGCTAACAAGGATACTCCGTGATTCCTTTGGAG GGACTGCTAGGACTTCTCTTGTTGTGACAATAGGTCCATCTGCTCAGCATTACTCAGAAACTTCAAGCACGATTATGTTTGGGCAGAGA GCAATGAAAGTAGTGAACACAATAAAGCTGAAGGAAGAAGTTGATTACGAGATTCTTTACAAGAAGATGGAGCGTGAGGTTGACCAACTCACATCAGAGATGGAGAGACAACAAAAGCTCAGACGAAGTGAGAAAATGCAGTTGGATAAAAAGTTGGAAGAATCTGAGATGTCCTTCCATGATTTAAGAGTGACCTCAAACATGCAAATTGAG AATCTCGAGAAGGAAAAGCGCCAATTGGAGTGTGCAGTCAAAAAATTGATGCAGGACTTAGAGCAAGAGAATGGCCAAAAGAATCTATTATCTGAAAAAATCGTTCACCTTGAGAAATTGCTGAATGAAAAGAAG CAACAACAGCTTGAGAACCTCTCAAAAACGAAAATCCTTGCTGATACAACTAAAGAGCATGAGAAGGAAATGGGGGAATTACTGAGGGAACTTGAGGAAGAAAAGTGTTGTTCAGCTAGCATGAAAGATCGTCTGAGTGTACTAGAACAGCAACTGTGTGATGCTCTGAGTTTTGCCCAG GAAAGTATGGCCCGTAAATTGGAAAAGGAATTATCCAAAGTGACTGAAGACTTTACCAGTCAAGTACAACCATTAAAAGAAAAAATCGGTGAACTCATTTCAGAGAAG GAATTGATATATGAAGAACTGAAGTCCACACAACAAAAGATGCAACAGGAAATGAGGCAGAGACAGGGCCTTGAAGACCAAATTCTAAGGCTGAAACAGTCCGTGCCTGATAATTGTGCTGAAGAG TCTAAAACATCATGCGGTATGGTTAGATCAGGATCTGGATTAGGCAGTGCAGCTTTAATGTCCAAATCAGGAAAACTAAGAGAGGCCCTATCTGGTCAGAGAGGTACCATATCAAAGATATTTGAAGA AGTTGGTCTTCCAAACATCCTTGCTCTGTTGAAGTCCGAGGAACTAGATGTGCAGATCCATGCTGTCAAGGTGGTTGCTAATCTTGCTGCTGAAG ATATTAATCAGGAAAGAATCGTTGAGGAAGGAGGGCTTGATGCTCTTCTATCCCTTCTAGAAACATCAGAAAACACCACAATTCATCGAGTCACAGCTGGTGCTGTTGCTAACTTGGCAATGAATG GATCAAACCAGGGAGTGATTATGAACAAAGGAGGAGCTCGACAGTTAGCAAATGTTGCATCTAAAACTGATGATCCTCAAACGTTGCGGATGGTGGCTGGTGCAATTGCCAACTTATGCGGGAATG AAAAATTGCACTTGATGCTGAAACAAGACGGTGGAATAAAAGCATTACTAGCAATGTTTCAAACTGGACACAATGATGTCATAGCCCAGATAGCGCGAGGAATAGCAAACTTTGCAAAATGTGAATCCCGCGTGATAAGCCAAG